In the Danio rerio strain Tuebingen ecotype United States chromosome 8, GRCz12tu, whole genome shotgun sequence genome, one interval contains:
- the mhc2d8.35b2 gene encoding uncharacterized protein LOC563286, whose protein sequence is MFSSIHFVFSVAKMSQKKLYSSLILILALFFVGESANVYYMYRVSRCIFSSSNISAMVYFDRTYFNKNLFIQFNSNLGRFEGFNEYGLKLAEFWNNGTFVDQEKDVVEFFCKYNSQIYENSILDKAVKPKVKLSSVTRAGGRQSTVLMCSAYDFYPPHINVFWLRNGEVMTSEVTSTMEMADGDWYYQIHSELEYSPKPGERISCVIEHASSNKPMIYDWDPSLPVFERNKISIGVSALVLGIITAAAGIIYYKKKTTGRTSVVPSRLITLPLMFGR, encoded by the exons ATGTTCAGCAGCATTCACTTTGTATTCAGCGTGGCTAAAATGTCACAGAAAAAGCTCTATAGTTCTCTCATATTGATTTTGGCTCTATTCTTTGTAGGGGAAAGTG CTAATGTATATTACATGTACCGTGTATCAAGATGCATCTTCAGCTCCTCTAATATCAGTGCCATGGTGTATTTTGACCGCACGTATTTCAATAAAAATCTATTCATACAGTTTAACAGCAATCTGGGGAGGTTTGAAGGGTTTAACGAGTATGGATTAAAACTTGCAGAGTTCTGGAACAATGGAACATTTGTAGATCAGGAGAAAGACGTTGTGGAATTTTTCTGCAAGTATAATTCTCAAATCTATGAAAACAGCATCTTAGATAAAGCAG TGAAACCAAAGGTTAAGCTTAGTTCAGTGACCCGGGCCGGTGGAAGACAATCAACAGTTTTGATGTGCAGCGCATATGATTTTTATCCTCCACACATCAACGTGTTCTGGTTGAGAAATGGTGAAGTAATGACCTCTGAAGTGACCTCAACTATGGAGATGGCTGATGGTGACTGGTATTACCAGATTCACTCTGAGCTTGAATACAGTCCGAAACCTGGAGAAAGGATTTCCTGTGTGATTGAACATGCCAGCTCTAACAAACCCATGATTTATGACTGGG ATCCATCTCTTCCTGTCTTTGAGAGGAATAAAATTTCCATCGGGGTTTCTGCTCTTGTGCTGGGAATCATCACTGCAGCAGCTGGAATCATTTACTACAAGAAGAAAACTACAG ggAGGACTTCAGTAGTTCCAAGTCGCCTGATTACATTGCCACTTATGTTCGGACGCTAA
- the mhc2d8.35a1 gene encoding H-2 class II histocompatibility antigen, A-Q alpha chain, giving the protein MCSAVIKMELYMTLFTLTTLLSTHAEIVHDYFSIHGCSYTDEEGMQAVDGEDMHGIDNEEMWHADYNLKTGVLSLPDFGDPITFPRFYETSVIEMTGCKANIVSLTKIFNSPPPEMDPPQTSIYPKDDVELGVQNTLVCHATGFYPPSIRILWTMNNVNVTEGISLSQYRPRVDGTFNIFSTFRFTPAEGDIYSCRVIHEALLGQPQAKIYDVDVAIPSVGPSVFCGVALSLGLLGIVTGTFFFIKAFNYNVDMEVN; this is encoded by the exons ATGTGTTCAGCTGTTATAAAGATGGAGCTGTACATGACCCTTTTCACCTTAACCACCCTTCTCTCAACTCATGCTGAAA TTGTACATGATTATTTTTCAATTCATGGATGCTCTTATACAGACGAAGAGGGTATGCAAGCAGTTGATGGAGAGGATATGCATGGAATTGATAATGAGGAGATGTGGCATGCTGACTATAATCTGAAGACAGGAGTACTATCATTACCTGACTTTGGAGACCCTATTACATTTCCTAGATTTTATGAAACAAGTGTTATTGAAATGACAGGATGCAAAGCTAATATAGTCTCTTTGACTAAAATTTTTAACAGCCCACCACCAGAAATGG ATCCACCACAGACATCTATATATCCAAAAGATGATGTTGAGCTGGGTGTTCAGAACACTCTTGTCTGCCATGCGACTGGATTCTATCCTCCGTCTATTAGAATCTTGTGGACTATGAATAATGTCAATGTGACAGAAGGCATTAGTTTAAGCCAGTATCGTCCAAGGGTAGATGGGACCTTCAACATCTTCTCCACATTTAGGTTCACACCAGCTGAGGGAGACATTTACAGCTGCAGAGTGATCCATGAAGCACTTCTTGGTCAACCTCAGGCCAAAATATATG atgttgatgttgccatcccaAGTGTTGGACCATCAGTGTTCTGTGGAGTGGCTCTGTCTCTTGGACTTTTGGGTATCGTGACTggaactttcttttttattaaagcaTTCAACTACAATGTAGATATGGAAGTAAATTGA
- the mhc2d8.35b2 gene encoding uncharacterized protein isoform X1 codes for MCSAYDFYPPHINVFWLRNGEVMTSEVTSTMEMADGDWYYQIHSELEYSPKPGERISCVIEHASSNKPMIYDWDPSLPVFERNKISIGVSALVLGIITAAAGIIYYKKKTTGRTSVVPSRLITLPLMFGR; via the exons ATGTGCAGCGCATATGATTTTTATCCTCCACACATCAACGTGTTCTGGTTGAGAAATGGTGAAGTAATGACCTCTGAAGTGACCTCAACTATGGAGATGGCTGATGGTGACTGGTATTACCAGATTCACTCTGAGCTTGAATACAGTCCGAAACCTGGAGAAAGGATTTCCTGTGTGATTGAACATGCCAGCTCTAACAAACCCATGATTTATGACTGGG ATCCATCTCTTCCTGTCTTTGAGAGGAATAAAATTTCCATCGGGGTTTCTGCTCTTGTGCTGGGAATCATCACTGCAGCAGCTGGAATCATTTACTACAAGAAGAAAACTACAG ggAGGACTTCAGTAGTTCCAAGTCGCCTGATTACATTGCCACTTATGTTCGGACGCTAA